The genomic DNA TTGTGGTCTCTCACAATAGAGAGTTTCTAGATGGCCTGGTGGATGAAATCATGGAAATTGATAGTCCAGAGGTGCATCGATATCTAGGAAATTACAGTTACTGGCACAATAAACAAATAGAGTTGGGAAAATCTCAAGCCAATCAAGATGAGAGCTCAAAAAACAATGCTGGTCATAAAGCCAAGTCATCGGGTAAAAAAAGCAAAGAACAAAAACGTCAAGAAGCCTTGGAGCGGCAAAAAAAATCGCAAGAGAAAAAAAACTTAGTCAAAAAAAACAAAGAGATTGAAACCCAGCTAGAACAAAACAAACAAGAACTTGCAAGCATCGACCAAGATCTCATGAATCCAGAAACCATGCAATCACCAGAATTTGCCAACATGATGAAGCGCAGAAAAGAGTTAGAGCAAAGCCAAGCAAAATTAGAAGAACAATGGCTTTTGATTCAAGATCAGTTAGAATAAGACTAAATCTTATGAAAAGCTTATAATTAAGCTGAAATGGGCCAAGGATGCTGATTTATTGCTCACAAAAAAAGATAATAAAAACAATAAAATTAATAAGTTACGGTTTTTTTGTTTGGCACTGATATTGCTTTACTATACAGTGTTGTGAAAAGAGAGATTAAAAAAGGAAAAAATATCGCTTTAGCGTGGACATTGGTTTTATCTTTGGTTTTGCCACCTGCGGGTTTTGCCAGAACCAACTTACCTAAAAAAGGTGGAAAAGTGACGCTCGATTTTCATGATGTAGCCCTTAAAGATGTGGTTACCGCTATTTCTGAAATTACTGGTAAAAATATTATTCTTGATCCCAAAGCCAGTGCAAAAATAACCATTATCTCTCCCAATGCTGTTTCCATTGAAGAAGCTTATGACGCATTTTTAACGGTATTGGATCAAAACAATTTAACAGCGACTGATCAAGGTCAATTTACGGTCATTGAAAAACGCAGCAATACTCAAAGTGGAGAGATTATCACTGAAGATGATTATTCGGCTGGAGGAAAGTTGATTACGCGTGTGGTTAAACTGAAATATGTGGATGCTACAATGTTAAGGGAGGCTTTGCGTTCTAAAGTATCCTTAAAAGGGAAGATGATTGCCTATGGACCCACCAACAGTTTGTTCATTACCGATTCAGCGGCCAGTGTGCGCAGCATTGAAAAAATGATTCAACTGATGGATAAAGAAAATTTTAAGATGTCTACAGAAGTGGTGCCTTTGAAACATGCACAAGCAGATGATATTGCAGAAAAATTAAAAGTCATCATTGACAGTCAAGCTGGTGGTAGACGTTCAAAGTCAAAACTCAATAACATTGCCGGTCAAGGTGATATTGTTAGTATTTTGCCAGATAACAGAACCAATTCTTTATTGGTGACATCCACACGTAAAGGTTTAGAAGATATTTTGGATTTATTGGTGGATTTGGATAGAAAAGCCAGTGATGGAAACTTAGCCAGCCGAGTAAAAATTAAAAAATTGAAACACGCTGACGCTGAAGAGTTGGCTTCACTATTGTCTGGTTTATTCAATGGCAGTGGTGGCGCAAGCGTTAGAAAAACAAGCAGCAGTTCAAGCAGTGGATCATCACAATCTTCTGCATCAAAAGCTCCTGTTATAAGCTCTACCAGTGGTGGTATTTTTGAGGGTGAAGTTAAAGTCGGTGCAGATCCATCAACAAATTCATTGATTATTACTGCATCTCCCAATGACTATTTATCCATTGAACCGGTCATTGATCAATTGGATCAACGCCGTTCACAGGTTTTTGTTGAAGCATTGATTATGGAAGTGACCATGACCAATGGTTTTAATGTAGGAGTTGGTCTTGGTGGCAGTGGCGGCGCCAATGGGTTAGGTGGAGCCATAAGTTCTAATGACCCGGGAGCTGTAGGTTCTCCTTTATTGGTAGGCGTTGAGCCAGCAAAAATGTTTGGTGCATTGGCGGGTTTACCAGGTTTAGCAGGAAGTATTGTAGGAGGTAGCATGAAGTTGCCTGGAACAAACCTAAATTTACCTATTAGCGCAGCAACGTTTAGAGCTATGCAAAGTAATGGGTATGTTAATGTGATTTCTTCTCCCAATATTTTAACCACCGATAATAAAAAAGCCAGTATAGAGGTTGGCAAGACATTACAAATTCCAAAATCCATCACAATTGCAACTGCTGGGGCATTGCCACAACAAAGCTTTGAAAGTGAAAATGTAGGTTTGAAATTAGCTGTAACACCACAAATCAATGATATGAATTCAGTTACATTAGATTTAGAGCAAGTGATTGAAGATGTTGGAGAATATAATGCTGAAACCCAATCATATCCTAGAGATACAAGAACATTAACAACGACTGTTGTTGCACAAAATCAACAAACCATTGCTTTGGGTGGTTTGATCAAAGATAGAGAAAAAAACTCAACAGGTAAAGTTCCTTTACTGGGAGATATTCCATTGGTTGGTGCTTTATTTAAACAAAAAGTAAAAAGTTCTGAGAAGGTTAATCTTATTCTGTTTTTAACCCCACACATTATTCGTGACCCTATGGACTTAACACGGATTTCTGTGAAGAAAAACAATGAACGTAGACGCTTTAACAAGAAAAATAAAATTGGTGAGAACCAAGCGTTGTATGATTATGATTTAGACAAAGGTTTAAACATGGCCCCGCAGCCAGATAGAGATGAGTCTTCGGCAAAACCAACAAGAAGATTTGACTATGAAAACTTTAATCTGGATCAAAATAGTCAGCAAGGCAACAGCACTATAGATAATGCCAGCACAGAAAGCAGCAACAATGGTGATGTGAGTCGACGTAGAGAAAGCTACCGTCCGCAGAATTATCAACCGCTAAATGATACCGAGGTATCAGCAGCACCTAGGCCAAAAATTGTTAACCCTGGGTATAGTGTTGAAGACAACCCATTTGCAGATGTCCAGCCACCAAGCAGTTCTACAAATTAGAAAGCAATGATGCTCTAAAATGATTTGCAGTTTGTTCCCCAAAGCTATGTCTTAGTTTGGGGGAGCAACTTATTTTTTTATTGAAGTTATAAATTGAATGCATGGACCAACAAAAAAGAACGAACCAAAAATCAAACATTTTTTAAATTGTTTTTTTATGTCTTTTAAAGCAGCTGTATAGTCTTCATAAAAAACAATAAGGTTCTCTTTATCCTTGCTTTTGACCCAATCCATTACGGTATTATAGTCCCAGGCTCGAGTGGACTCAGTCATGCATAGAAAAATAGGTTTTTTATCTTTAAGCAGTGTATTTAAAACAGATTGCCAAGGTTTGTCTGCAAGCATGGATAAGCAATATGCATCAATATCAGGGTCATGTGTTTTACTGGTTTTCATCAGTGACATAAAAGACTGTTGATTGTGAGCCACATCAAAAATAAACGTTGTTTGATCACACATTGTTTTTTGATAGCGCCCTGCCTTTTGTGTGTTTTTAAGAGCGAGCTTTGTTTTTTCAGGATTAAAATTATTTTTTAAAAGCCCATGAGCAACTTGGCTTGCTAACAAAGCATTGTGGAGTTGGTGATCGCCCTGTAATGAAAGATGAATAGGTTTGATTAAAAGGTCATCTTCTAAAGCATAGGACACGGTATTTTTATTTTGTTGTAAAGAGAAGTCTTGATTTTCTAAGTGTAGGTTAGCCTGCGTTTGTTTGATTATTTTTTTTAACACAAGCAGAGCCTCAGTGTTTTGATCCAATGAGAAAACCTGATGCTGATGCTTAATGACAGAAAATTTTTCATAGGCAATGGCTTGTAGTGAATTACCTAGATAAGCTTGATGATCATAATCAACAGAAGTGAACATTAGGTGACTGTAGCCAAGTGCCGTGGTTGCATCTAAACGTCCACCTAAGCCAGCTTCAATGAGCATATAATCTACGTTGCTTTCAGAAAAGTAGAGGTAAGCCAATAAAGTAGTGATTTCAAAATAGCTTAGTTTTGGTATCTGTTGATTTTTTTCAGCATCAAATAAGCGGGACAAATAGTTTAAAAAAAGATCTTCAGCAATATTTTGATCATTAATTTTAAAGCGGTCATACAGACTGAATAAATGTGGGGACGTATAAACGGCAACGCTTTTGTTGTGGCTTATTAAAATATTTTTTAAAAATTCAATGCTGGAGCCTTTTCCGTTGGTTCCTAATATTTGAACACAAGTAGAGTTATGTTGGACATTAAAAAAGTTTAAGGCTTGATGCATTCGTTCAAGGCCAAAAATAAAACGACTTTCAGATTTTTTATCCAGCCAATTAAGAAGTTTATGCTTTGTTTTCATAAGGGATCTGAAGGGTGAAAATTGTTTTTTCTTCTGAGCTAGAGTCTAAAATAATATCGGCATTTTGTGTATTAAGTAAATCTTTGGTTATGGATAAACCCAATCCTGATCCAGATTTTTTAGTGGTATAAAAAGCATCAAATATTTTATGTTGATCGTCAGAGTTTATCATGCTTCCAGTATTCCAAACTTTAAATAAAACATAGGCTTTGTTTTTTTCTATATTTATGCCTATTGTGTCTTTATCATCACAAGCATCGATTGCATTCTTAACAATGTTAAGCAAAGCCTGAAACAGCAATGATTCATCAAATATAATTTTGATAAGGTCTGTAGTATTATTGACAACAAAATTTATGTTTTTGCTGGCAAAGCTGGGTCTAAAAAACTGTTGTAAGTCTTCTAAAAAGTCATTGATCACAATATTTTGCTGTTTGTAATGATCTTTTTTGGCGGTTTGTAAATAGGTTTCAGTAATTGTAAAAAGACGATCAATTTGAGAAGAAATAGAACTAATATTTTGTTTTGCGCTATTGGGTATGTCTTCGTCTAAAAGTAACTCTAGATTAAGCTGAATAGCATTAAGCGGGTTTCTTATCTCGTGGTTGATTTTAGTTGCCATTTCTCCAATAGTAGCAAGTTTTTGTGAATGTAAAATCTGTAAATGTTGTTGATCTATTTTTTCATTTCGCTCTTGAAGAGATTGCGCCATGGCATTAAAAGAATGAGAAACACTCTGAAATTCTACAGGTCCAGTTGTATCTAGATATAAATCGTATTTGCCATTTTTTATTTTTTCACTCGCATTTTTAATTTGTGCAAAAGGTTTTAAAGCTTGCAAGCCAAGTTGTAAAGCAAGAATCGATAGTAAAATCATCAGCAGAGCAACGCTTGATGTAATGGTAAATAAGTATTTTTCATTGCTTATATTTTCTGTGATTGTAGTTTCAATTTGTTTTTGAATGATTTTAGATAAAGAGTTGATGCGATTAATGATTTCTGTTTTTTTACTCTCAAGCTCTCGTCGTATTTGTTCATGTTCTTGATGGAGACTTCTTTTCATTTCCTCTGTATCAGACTCTTGTGCAATTTGAATATGGTTGGCAAGCTTATAGATATAGTTTTGATAAATTTCATGTTTTTTTTGTAAAAGGTTGAACATTTTTTGAATTCGCAACCAGTGCAGGCTAGGATTTTTATCTTGTTGTTTAAAAAAGTCTTCAGCGTAATTAAAGCTTTGTTGCATTTTTTTAGAAAAGATTTCTGGATTAAGCGCTGTCAACGAATGTAAAAACTGCTTTCTATCATAATTATTGATGATGGTATCCAATGAAAAACTTTCATGTAAATGCAGATAATGGCTGTAGGTGTTGATTTGCTTGTTTAAAGGGAAAAAAGTTTGTTGGAGGCTCTTTAAATTTTTAATGTTTTTTTGATATTGAACATAGTTAAATAAAAATATGATTAATGCAAAAACAATAAATAAAGCATAAGCAAGAATAAAACGGCGTTTGATAGAATTAGTAAACAGTTTGTTCATTGTTCAAAGCTTCTAAACCGAACTTTAAATTTTTTTATTCATCAGAAAAAACACCAATTTTTCTAAACTTGTCATCACGATCTTGAACTAAGGCTTTAGGATCAAGTTTATTTAAAGCGCTTAAGGTTTTGCTAAGCGCTGTTTTTAGATTTTGTGCTGTTTTTTTGAAATTTCTATGGGCACCACCTTCAGGTTCTGGAATGATTTGATCTGCTATGCCCAAGGCGTGAATTTCTTCTGCGGTGAGCTTTAAACTTTTGGATGCAATTTCACCTTTGCTGGCGTCTCGCCATAAAATGGCAGCACAAGATTCTGGTGAGATGACAGAATAAACAGTGTATTCTAGCATTAAAATTTTATTGGCAACGCCAATGGCCAAGGCACCACCAGAACCTCCTTCACCAATCACCACAGAAATAATAGGGACTTTTAAGTGGCTCATCACCATGATATTTTTAGCAATGGCTTCTGCTTGACCACGCTCTTCTGCTTCAATACCAGGGTAGGCACCAGGCGTATCAATAAAAGTAATGATAGGAATAGAAAAGCGCTCTGCCAAGCCCATTAAACGAAGAGCTTTGCGATACCCTTCAGGCTGAGGCATTCCAAAATTACGTTGCATTTTTTCTTTGGTGCTGCGGCCTTTTTGATGGCCAATAAGCATGACTGGCTGGTTGGCAAAATAAGCCAAGCCACCAATGATGGACTTATCATCAGAGAAGTTGCGGTCTCCATGCAGTTCAGTAAAGTTTTCAAAAATTTCATGCACATAATCTAAAAAATATGGACGATTGGGGTGGCGTGAGAGCTGTGTTTTTTGCCAAGGATCAAGTTTAGAAAAAGTATTGTTAATGAGGTGAGAGAGCTTTTGTTCAAGCTTTTTCAGTTCCTGGTCAATATTAACTTTTCCAGCAAGTTTAAGATCTTTAAGTTCAGAAATTTTTTGCTCTAATTCAACAATAGGTTTTTCAAAGTCTAAGTGCATATTCATAATATTTTGGAAGCTTTCTTTATTATGGATGAATGTTAAATACGGGTTTATCCTTTAATTTCATGCTCAACGCATATTTTTTCAATGAAAGCATCTAGCTTATCAAAGATTTCATGATATGCAAACCACTGGCTTTGCCCTCTGTTTTTGAACCAGGTAGTTTGTCTTTTGGCATAATTTCGGGTTTTTTGTTGCGTGTGAGCAACGGCTTCTTGGTAGTTTAAATCACCCTCAAGATGCTTTAAACACTGAGCATAACCAATGGTTTTGGCCAGCCGGGTGTAACTTTGTGGAAATTGTTTGAGTATGTTTTGGGTTTCGTTCAAAAGACCTTGTTCAAACATATCCACTACCCTTATGTTGATGCGTTCATAAAGCTCTTCTCTTGGCCATTGAACGGCAAATGAGTGGATATTGTGCTCCTGGTTGACAGAGGTGTAGGCTTCCCAAGAAAAGTCAGGATCATGTTGCAGTAAAAAGGCCAACCTCCGAATACGGTAACTGTCATTGGCATGAATTTCTTGGGCAATATGCGGGGCTTTGACTTGGATGAAGGCATATAAATTTTCAGTACTCTCATCTTCAAGAGTGCCCGGCATAAATGTTTTGTTATTGCTTAAAGCTTGTAAATAAAAGCCAGAGCCACCAACCAAGAGGGGGATGGCTTGACCTTGATGAATTTGGTCTATAATGCTTCTGGCTTGCTCTGCAAAGCCTAAGGCTGTGATGGTTTGATCTGGGTTTAAGATATCAAACATATGATGTTTGCATGAAGCAAGTTCTTGAACACTGGGTTTAGCAGTGCCAATGTTCATGTGTTTATAGATCTGTAAACTGTCAATATTGACCAACTCCACTGGATACTTCTGGGCCAAGGCAAAAGCAATATCGGATTTGCCAGAAGCCGTTGGTCCAACCAGGGCTACAATAGGCTTTTGTGATTTTATCATACCCGTTTAAACAATTTTTCAAAATCTGCCACCTGATACTCAAGGTAGGTGGGGCGGCCATGCGGGCAATATGAGGCTAAATCAACAGTATCCATGGTTCTAAGCAAGTAATCTACTTCTTTGGGACTCAAAATATCATGCGCTCTGACGGCACTATGACAAGCCATAGAACTGCAAATATGATCAATAGAGTCTTCCAAACCTTGCGTGCTTTGATGGTTACTTAATAAATCGTTGCAGACATTTTCAATATACACTTTTGCATCTTGTTTGATTAAAAAAGAAGGTGTCGTTCTTAAAATAAAGCTTTGTGGACCAAAAATTTCTAAATCAAAACCCAGTTGCGCAAAGGTTTCTAGATTTTCTGTCAAAAGCTCTGTTTTTTCAGGAGAAAAGTTAAGGGTAACAGGCGTTAAAAGTTGCTGACTTTTTTGTAAGTGCGAAGGTTTTGAAAATTGCTGTTTAAATTGGTCAAATAAAATGCGTTCATGCGCGGCATGCTGATCAATGATCACCAGACTTTGTTGATTGCTACACAATAAATAGGTGTGATCAATATGACCTATAAAATTGAGTTGAGCAAAGTAAGCTTGCGTGTTTTCTGAAACATCTGCCGTATAGGGTAAACGTGGTTCAGCTAAAGAAGAGGCTTGCTGTGAAAAATTGGAGAGAGCTGGAGAAGATAAAGTGTAGTTGCCAGTAAGAGAGGGGGAGTGTGTTTGTTCTGAAGCAACGTTTTTATTCAGGCTGTATACAGAAGATTGGTTTGAGTTGAGTGAAGGTACTTGATGAAGATTAGATTCAGAGGGTTTTTGCTGACTTAAACTTTGTTTCACCACAAAAGCCAATTCCTGAAAAACTTGCTGTGGGCCAGAAAAACGCACTTCATTTTTGCGTGGATGGATATTCACGTCCACCCATTGTGGATCAATGTCTATTTTTACAATGGCCATAGGATAACGTTTTTCCATCATGGCTGTACGATAGCCCTCCATAAGAGCAGCTTGTAGAGTTTTGTCACTGACCGGCCTGTGGTTGACATAAAAATAAATTTCACTGCTGCGAGAAAAGCTTAAGTGCCGGTTGGAAATATAGCCTTCTATTGAAAGATGTTGATGTTGGTTGTTGTGTATGGGTAAAAGTTTTTCTTTAACATCACCAGGAAAAATGGTTTCAATCCTCTGCAACCATGTTTCATGCGCAGGCCAATGATACAACAACTTGTGTTTGCCTTGATCGGCAAGATAAATTTTAAAAGCTATCCCGTACTCAATCAGAGCAATTTTTTTGATTTGAGAAATAATATGGTTTTTTTCAGTATTGGCACTTTTGAGAAACTTTTTTCTGGCCGGCGTGTTGTAAAATAAATGAGCAATGCTGATTTTGGTGCCATTGGGGATGGCACTGGGCTGTATGGGGCTGATGTCTCCACCTTTTGAAGCAATCATAAAACCATGCTCTTGTGAGCTCGGCTTGCTGTGCAGTTGCATATGAGAAATGGCGGCAATGCTGGCCAAGGCCTCGCCTCTGAATCCGCGAGTTAGGATTTGATGCAAATCGCTTTCTTGGCTGAGCTTAGACGTGGCATGTGCAGTTAAGGCCAATTGAAGTTGGTCTTTGTCAATGCCATGACCGTTATCAGTAATTTCAATACCTTCTATGCCTCCCTGACGAATGACAATGTCAATGGCGGTGGCTCCGGCATCAATGGAATTTTCTAAAAGTTCTTTAATGATAGAGGCTGGTCGCTCAACCACCTCACCGGCAGCAATTTGTTGAACAACATGATCAGGAAGTATCTGTATGGTTTTAGGCACAGCCTTCAGTTATAAGGTGAAGATTTAATTGTCAATGTCAAAAGTAGGGTCTTCTGGCTATGGAAATTAAGCCACTTTAACATTATTGCGGCCATGGTGTTTGGCATCGTACAAAGCTTTATCGGCTTTTTCAATGAGGTCTTTGCTGGTTTTCATGTCTGGGTCAACGCTGGCAATACCGGCACTGAGGGTAATGTTAATGTTGTTATCTTTGATTTTAAACGGAATGCTTTCTATCATGCGGCGGATTTTTTCAGCAATGGTCAAGGCACCCGTGCTGTTAATTTCAGGCAAGAGCAAGGCAAATTCTTCCCCCCCATAACGACCAAAAATATCTTCTTTTCTGACATTGGCCAGAATGTTTTTGGCAATAATTTTTAGGACAGAGTCACCCGTAACATGGCCATGCTGGTTATTGATAATGCTAAAATGGTCCAAGTCCAGCATGATTAAGGATAAATCACGGCTATAACGCTGTGAGCGTCTAAACTCTTCATTGAGTTTTTCTAGAAAAAACACTTTATTGTAGGCTTGCGTTAAACCATCTTTGGTAGCCAGGCGGTACATTTCTTCATAATATTGAGTTTCTGTATTGCTACCATAAATAAACTTAAGAATATTATTCCCCACCAGAATTAGATCACCGTCTTCAAGGTTTTGTTTGCTGATTTTTCGGGTGTTGATAAATGTACCATTGGTTGAGTTAAGGTCTTCAATGATAAAAGTATCACCTTCTTTAATAATACGCGCATGTTTGCGCGAGACATTTTCACCAAAAACTTGCACTTGCACTTTTTCGCTGCGGCCAATGGTTAAACCTTCTTCATGAATATGGTATTGTTTACCAAAATTAGGGCCATGAATCATGATCAGACAAGCTTCTTGAAACTTAGAGTTTTGCTTGTCCACCATGGTGATGGATGTGGCAACAATGGTGGGTTCTTCTGGACCCACGGCCAAGTTT from bacterium includes the following:
- a CDS encoding HAMP domain-containing histidine kinase, producing the protein MNKLFTNSIKRRFILAYALFIVFALIIFLFNYVQYQKNIKNLKSLQQTFFPLNKQINTYSHYLHLHESFSLDTIINNYDRKQFLHSLTALNPEIFSKKMQQSFNYAEDFFKQQDKNPSLHWLRIQKMFNLLQKKHEIYQNYIYKLANHIQIAQESDTEEMKRSLHQEHEQIRRELESKKTEIINRINSLSKIIQKQIETTITENISNEKYLFTITSSVALLMILLSILALQLGLQALKPFAQIKNASEKIKNGKYDLYLDTTGPVEFQSVSHSFNAMAQSLQERNEKIDQQHLQILHSQKLATIGEMATKINHEIRNPLNAIQLNLELLLDEDIPNSAKQNISSISSQIDRLFTITETYLQTAKKDHYKQQNIVINDFLEDLQQFFRPSFASKNINFVVNNTTDLIKIIFDESLLFQALLNIVKNAIDACDDKDTIGINIEKNKAYVLFKVWNTGSMINSDDQHKIFDAFYTTKKSGSGLGLSITKDLLNTQNADIILDSSSEEKTIFTLQIPYENKA
- a CDS encoding GGDEF domain-containing protein — protein: MKTCPFCSHTIDESNQLVQYYLSHEQLIESINLKHPQWNSSDGACLTCLERFYQEFSAQKNLAVGPEEPTIVATSITMVDKQNSKFQEACLIMIHGPNFGKQYHIHEEGLTIGRSEKVQVQVFGENVSRKHARIIKEGDTFIIEDLNSTNGTFINTRKISKQNLEDGDLILVGNNILKFIYGSNTETQYYEEMYRLATKDGLTQAYNKVFFLEKLNEEFRRSQRYSRDLSLIMLDLDHFSIINNQHGHVTGDSVLKIIAKNILANVRKEDIFGRYGGEEFALLLPEINSTGALTIAEKIRRMIESIPFKIKDNNINITLSAGIASVDPDMKTSKDLIEKADKALYDAKHHGRNNVKVA
- a CDS encoding acetyl-CoA carboxylase carboxyltransferase subunit alpha — encoded protein: MNMHLDFEKPIVELEQKISELKDLKLAGKVNIDQELKKLEQKLSHLINNTFSKLDPWQKTQLSRHPNRPYFLDYVHEIFENFTELHGDRNFSDDKSIIGGLAYFANQPVMLIGHQKGRSTKEKMQRNFGMPQPEGYRKALRLMGLAERFSIPIITFIDTPGAYPGIEAEERGQAEAIAKNIMVMSHLKVPIISVVIGEGGSGGALAIGVANKILMLEYTVYSVISPESCAAILWRDASKGEIASKSLKLTAEEIHALGIADQIIPEPEGGAHRNFKKTAQNLKTALSKTLSALNKLDPKALVQDRDDKFRKIGVFSDE
- the miaA gene encoding tRNA (adenosine(37)-N6)-dimethylallyltransferase MiaA — its product is MIKSQKPIVALVGPTASGKSDIAFALAQKYPVELVNIDSLQIYKHMNIGTAKPSVQELASCKHHMFDILNPDQTITALGFAEQARSIIDQIHQGQAIPLLVGGSGFYLQALSNNKTFMPGTLEDESTENLYAFIQVKAPHIAQEIHANDSYRIRRLAFLLQHDPDFSWEAYTSVNQEHNIHSFAVQWPREELYERINIRVVDMFEQGLLNETQNILKQFPQSYTRLAKTIGYAQCLKHLEGDLNYQEAVAHTQQKTRNYAKRQTTWFKNRGQSQWFAYHEIFDKLDAFIEKICVEHEIKG
- the mutL gene encoding DNA mismatch repair endonuclease MutL, with amino-acid sequence MPKTIQILPDHVVQQIAAGEVVERPASIIKELLENSIDAGATAIDIVIRQGGIEGIEITDNGHGIDKDQLQLALTAHATSKLSQESDLHQILTRGFRGEALASIAAISHMQLHSKPSSQEHGFMIASKGGDISPIQPSAIPNGTKISIAHLFYNTPARKKFLKSANTEKNHIISQIKKIALIEYGIAFKIYLADQGKHKLLYHWPAHETWLQRIETIFPGDVKEKLLPIHNNQHQHLSIEGYISNRHLSFSRSSEIYFYVNHRPVSDKTLQAALMEGYRTAMMEKRYPMAIVKIDIDPQWVDVNIHPRKNEVRFSGPQQVFQELAFVVKQSLSQQKPSESNLHQVPSLNSNQSSVYSLNKNVASEQTHSPSLTGNYTLSSPALSNFSQQASSLAEPRLPYTADVSENTQAYFAQLNFIGHIDHTYLLCSNQQSLVIIDQHAAHERILFDQFKQQFSKPSHLQKSQQLLTPVTLNFSPEKTELLTENLETFAQLGFDLEIFGPQSFILRTTPSFLIKQDAKVYIENVCNDLLSNHQSTQGLEDSIDHICSSMACHSAVRAHDILSPKEVDYLLRTMDTVDLASYCPHGRPTYLEYQVADFEKLFKRV
- a CDS encoding Mur ligase family protein; the protein is MKTKHKLLNWLDKKSESRFIFGLERMHQALNFFNVQHNSTCVQILGTNGKGSSIEFLKNILISHNKSVAVYTSPHLFSLYDRFKINDQNIAEDLFLNYLSRLFDAEKNQQIPKLSYFEITTLLAYLYFSESNVDYMLIEAGLGGRLDATTALGYSHLMFTSVDYDHQAYLGNSLQAIAYEKFSVIKHQHQVFSLDQNTEALLVLKKIIKQTQANLHLENQDFSLQQNKNTVSYALEDDLLIKPIHLSLQGDHQLHNALLASQVAHGLLKNNFNPEKTKLALKNTQKAGRYQKTMCDQTTFIFDVAHNQQSFMSLMKTSKTHDPDIDAYCLSMLADKPWQSVLNTLLKDKKPIFLCMTESTRAWDYNTVMDWVKSKDKENLIVFYEDYTAALKDIKKQFKKCLIFGSFFFVGPCIQFITSIKK
- the gspD gene encoding type II secretion system secretin GspD; amino-acid sequence: MFGTDIALLYSVVKREIKKGKNIALAWTLVLSLVLPPAGFARTNLPKKGGKVTLDFHDVALKDVVTAISEITGKNIILDPKASAKITIISPNAVSIEEAYDAFLTVLDQNNLTATDQGQFTVIEKRSNTQSGEIITEDDYSAGGKLITRVVKLKYVDATMLREALRSKVSLKGKMIAYGPTNSLFITDSAASVRSIEKMIQLMDKENFKMSTEVVPLKHAQADDIAEKLKVIIDSQAGGRRSKSKLNNIAGQGDIVSILPDNRTNSLLVTSTRKGLEDILDLLVDLDRKASDGNLASRVKIKKLKHADAEELASLLSGLFNGSGGASVRKTSSSSSSGSSQSSASKAPVISSTSGGIFEGEVKVGADPSTNSLIITASPNDYLSIEPVIDQLDQRRSQVFVEALIMEVTMTNGFNVGVGLGGSGGANGLGGAISSNDPGAVGSPLLVGVEPAKMFGALAGLPGLAGSIVGGSMKLPGTNLNLPISAATFRAMQSNGYVNVISSPNILTTDNKKASIEVGKTLQIPKSITIATAGALPQQSFESENVGLKLAVTPQINDMNSVTLDLEQVIEDVGEYNAETQSYPRDTRTLTTTVVAQNQQTIALGGLIKDREKNSTGKVPLLGDIPLVGALFKQKVKSSEKVNLILFLTPHIIRDPMDLTRISVKKNNERRRFNKKNKIGENQALYDYDLDKGLNMAPQPDRDESSAKPTRRFDYENFNLDQNSQQGNSTIDNASTESSNNGDVSRRRESYRPQNYQPLNDTEVSAAPRPKIVNPGYSVEDNPFADVQPPSSSTN